One window of the Emcibacter sp. genome contains the following:
- a CDS encoding response regulator transcription factor codes for MTSNRVLIADDHPLFREALSDIVRSVYEEAVDCLEVCNASETLEATEVAGGFDMILLDLLLPGAEGFSCLISLRNKLPSTPIVIVSSTDHDETVRESFSYGAMGYLPKSSSREVMRNALRLVRSGNSYIPSQALGRGGERSPDHMPGSASGVSVMDADKASLTPRQMAVLELLAEGKPNKVIAYELDISEITVKAHVSAILRKLQVNNRLQAVIAAKNLIAQA; via the coding sequence ATGACATCTAACAGAGTTCTGATCGCGGACGATCACCCTCTGTTCAGGGAAGCATTGAGCGATATTGTGCGTTCCGTCTATGAGGAGGCAGTGGACTGTCTTGAAGTCTGCAACGCATCGGAGACCCTGGAGGCGACAGAGGTCGCCGGCGGGTTCGATATGATCCTCCTTGACCTTTTGCTGCCGGGCGCCGAGGGATTTTCCTGTCTGATCAGCCTGCGCAACAAGCTGCCGTCAACACCGATTGTCATCGTTTCTTCAACCGATCATGACGAAACCGTTCGCGAGAGTTTCTCCTACGGCGCCATGGGTTATCTGCCCAAATCCTCCTCCCGGGAAGTCATGCGCAATGCCCTCAGGCTGGTGCGCAGCGGCAACAGCTATATTCCGTCCCAGGCCCTGGGCCGGGGCGGAGAGCGCTCACCGGATCATATGCCGGGTTCAGCATCCGGTGTATCAGTGATGGATGCGGACAAGGCCAGCCTGACGCCCCGTCAGATGGCGGTTCTGGAACTGCTGGCGGAAGGAAAGCCCAACAAGGTCATTGCGTACGAACTGGATATCTCCGAAATCACCGTCAAGGCGCATGTTTCCGCAATCCTCAGAAAACTGCAGGTCAATAACCGCCTGCAGGCTGTCATTGCGGCCAAAAACCTGATTGCTCAGGCCTGA
- a CDS encoding hybrid sensor histidine kinase/response regulator, protein MTEHSRRLSDEEIKRLVLENVRLNKTVQALMERVERDMDQQRDSFSLFQTAINLEKTVELRTRELKILNARLREELDVREKVEDALRIAKQQAEDANLSKTKFLATASHDLRQPLNAARLFLETLETESADKNQETIMRISTSLDALDDLLSVLLNISQLDAGGIKPNFTHFRIQDLLDRIVPEYVKTGETRGLEVKMVPCSAVIHSDERLLETIIRNFLSNAVRYTKQGRILVGCRHTENGIMICVHDTGIGIREDKLEAIFEEFTQVHEDRSIGTRGIGLGLSIVDRITRLLGLPVHVASVEHKGSRFAVTVPTGNEQDVLTDRTRRPVTSNLPELIRDRVVVVIDNDLQVLDGMQALLRSWGCHTVAEPTAEACLVRLIGNDQVPAMIIADYHLDGGITGLDATTEIQAEFEPSIPVMIITSDRDRQLAEKVAQLNIPLLHKPVKPSRLSALIHHILTEERSKTQA, encoded by the coding sequence ATGACTGAACACTCACGTCGACTGTCCGATGAGGAAATCAAGCGGCTGGTTCTTGAAAATGTCCGCCTTAACAAAACCGTTCAGGCGCTGATGGAACGGGTCGAGCGGGACATGGACCAGCAGCGGGACAGTTTTTCCCTTTTCCAGACCGCCATCAACCTGGAAAAAACCGTCGAACTCCGGACCCGGGAACTGAAAATCCTCAACGCCCGGCTCCGCGAGGAACTTGATGTCCGTGAGAAAGTGGAGGACGCCCTGCGGATTGCCAAGCAGCAGGCGGAAGACGCCAACCTGAGCAAGACCAAATTCCTCGCCACAGCAAGCCATGACCTGCGTCAGCCGCTCAATGCCGCGCGGCTTTTCCTGGAAACGCTGGAAACGGAAAGCGCCGACAAAAACCAGGAAACCATCATGCGGATCAGCACGTCGCTGGATGCGCTTGACGACCTGCTCAGTGTCCTGCTCAATATTTCCCAGCTTGACGCCGGCGGCATCAAACCCAACTTTACCCATTTTAGGATCCAGGACCTGCTGGACAGGATTGTGCCTGAATATGTGAAAACCGGTGAAACCCGCGGACTGGAAGTGAAGATGGTGCCCTGTTCCGCCGTCATCCATTCGGACGAGCGACTGCTGGAAACCATCATCCGTAACTTTCTCAGCAATGCGGTGCGCTATACCAAACAGGGACGGATTCTGGTCGGCTGCCGGCATACGGAAAACGGGATCATGATCTGCGTTCATGACACCGGTATCGGTATAAGGGAAGACAAACTGGAAGCCATTTTCGAAGAGTTCACCCAGGTGCACGAGGATCGCAGCATCGGTACCCGGGGGATCGGCCTCGGCCTGTCGATTGTCGACCGGATCACCCGCCTGCTGGGCCTGCCGGTCCATGTGGCCTCTGTCGAGCACAAGGGGTCCAGATTTGCCGTGACTGTCCCGACGGGGAATGAACAGGATGTCCTGACTGACCGGACCAGGCGCCCGGTAACCTCCAACCTGCCCGAGCTGATCCGGGATCGCGTGGTCGTCGTCATCGACAATGACCTGCAGGTGCTGGACGGCATGCAGGCCCTGCTCAGGAGCTGGGGATGCCATACCGTCGCCGAACCCACCGCCGAAGCCTGCCTGGTCCGACTGATCGGAAATGACCAGGTGCCGGCCATGATCATCGCCGACTATCATCTCGACGGCGGCATCACCGGCCTCGACGCAACAACTGAAATACAGGCGGAGTTTGAACCTTCCATTCCGGTGATGATCATCACCAGCGACCGGGACCGGCAACTGGCGGAGAAAGTGGCGCAGCTGAATATCCCGCTATTGCACAAACCGGTAAAACCCTCCCGCCTGTCCGCCCTGATCCATCATATTCTGACAGAAGAACGAAGCAAAACTCAGGCCTGA
- a CDS encoding FIST N-terminal domain-containing protein, protein MTECIDAEIKRAFSLSRDERTAVRELYDGLCAGEEKPEAVIFFCSPEYDTAILEQELNRQFGDIPLIGCTTAGEITPEGYHTGSITGAAFSREHFTCVSKRYDAISNFSMQDGIEFGRSLLEQLGKITDKAGGSNSFAFMLIDGLSGAEERVTASLGSELGEINLIGGSTADNFKLIQTQIFHEGKFRTDSAVVTLFHTDLPFQVSYTHHYVASDAKAVITEADPITREVLEINGLPATVEYARLCGVDEKDLDLLVASNHPVMVKVGGTYFSRGVMGISHDTQSIKFACAIDKGVVCSIARPDDPQRNLESLFRDIEAEIGPPALVIGCDCAARKMNFQVRGILDEMSGIYAAHNVIGFASFGEQYNTLHMNNSFSCVAIGKKARSHD, encoded by the coding sequence ATGACAGAGTGTATCGACGCAGAAATTAAACGGGCTTTTTCCCTCTCGCGGGATGAACGAACTGCCGTGCGTGAACTCTATGACGGACTGTGCGCCGGGGAAGAGAAACCGGAAGCCGTAATCTTCTTCTGCTCTCCCGAATATGATACTGCCATTCTCGAACAGGAACTGAACCGGCAGTTTGGCGATATACCGCTGATCGGCTGCACCACAGCCGGCGAAATAACGCCTGAAGGATATCATACCGGGTCAATCACCGGCGCCGCCTTCAGCCGGGAACATTTCACCTGTGTCAGCAAACGCTATGACGCCATCAGCAACTTCAGCATGCAGGACGGCATCGAATTCGGACGCAGTCTGCTGGAACAGCTGGGCAAAATCACCGACAAGGCCGGCGGATCCAACAGCTTTGCTTTCATGCTGATCGACGGACTGAGCGGCGCCGAGGAACGGGTCACCGCCTCGCTGGGCAGCGAGCTTGGTGAAATCAACCTGATTGGCGGATCCACGGCTGATAATTTCAAGCTCATACAGACGCAGATTTTCCATGAGGGAAAATTCCGGACCGACAGCGCCGTGGTCACCCTGTTTCATACCGACCTGCCCTTTCAGGTTTCCTATACCCACCATTATGTGGCCAGCGACGCCAAGGCCGTTATCACCGAAGCAGACCCTATCACCCGGGAGGTTCTGGAAATCAACGGTCTTCCCGCCACGGTGGAATATGCCAGATTGTGTGGCGTGGACGAAAAAGATCTGGACCTTCTGGTGGCCAGCAATCACCCGGTGATGGTCAAGGTGGGCGGGACCTATTTCTCCCGCGGGGTGATGGGAATTTCCCATGACACCCAGAGCATCAAATTTGCCTGCGCCATTGACAAAGGTGTGGTCTGCAGCATTGCCCGCCCCGATGATCCCCAGCGAAATCTTGAGAGCCTGTTCCGGGACATCGAAGCCGAGATCGGGCCACCGGCCCTGGTGATCGGCTGCGACTGCGCCGCCCGCAAGATGAACTTTCAGGTGCGTGGCATCCTGGATGAGATGTCAGGCATTTATGCCGCTCACAATGTGATCGGTTTTGCTTCTTTCGGGGAACAATATAATACCCTGCATATGAACAATTCTTTTTCCTGTGTCGCCATCGGTAAAAAGGCGCGCAGCCATGACTGA
- a CDS encoding aldehyde dehydrogenase family protein — protein sequence MDAVTDSKAALGEKARNFVSNTRKMLIDGKWVSSVSGKTFSTIDPATGSVITDVCEGDKEDIGLAVMAARRAFEDGPWVKMIPSHRERLLHRLADLIEENAEELAELEALDNGKNKAIAQAVDIGIAIETFRYMAGWPSKITGDVLPLSVPIAPDQDFFGYTLREPVGVIGQIIPWNFPLLMCAWKLAPALACGNTIVLKPAEETPLTALRLGELICEAGFPDGVVNIVPGYGHTAGAALTAHPEVDKIAFTGSTEVGKIIAREAADSMKKVSMELGGKSPAIIMPDADLEIAIPGAASAIMFNQGQVCCAGSRLYVPDNLYDAFLEGMTENISSLSIGSGLNPENMVNPLVSEIQLERVMNYIDIGRQEGASVVTGGKRRGDTGYFVEPTILAETSQDMKVVQEEIFGPVVCVQRYSDVSEIVKLANDTIYGLGASLWTRDVGNIVKIVPKIKAGTVWVNCHNILDVAMPFGGFKQSGYGRELGKEVLELYTQTKSVCIMA from the coding sequence ATGGACGCGGTTACCGACAGCAAGGCTGCACTGGGAGAAAAAGCCAGGAATTTTGTATCCAACACCCGAAAAATGCTTATCGACGGTAAATGGGTATCTTCCGTTTCCGGAAAAACCTTTTCCACAATCGACCCCGCGACAGGCTCGGTTATCACTGACGTCTGTGAAGGCGACAAGGAAGACATCGGTCTGGCCGTCATGGCCGCCCGCCGCGCCTTTGAGGACGGTCCCTGGGTCAAGATGATCCCCAGCCACCGGGAACGGCTGCTGCACCGCCTTGCCGACCTGATCGAGGAAAATGCCGAAGAGCTGGCCGAGCTGGAAGCGCTGGACAACGGCAAAAACAAAGCTATCGCCCAGGCTGTTGACATCGGCATTGCCATTGAAACCTTCCGCTATATGGCCGGCTGGCCCAGCAAGATTACCGGCGACGTGCTTCCCCTGAGTGTGCCCATTGCGCCGGATCAGGACTTTTTCGGTTATACCCTGCGCGAGCCGGTGGGTGTGATCGGCCAGATCATCCCCTGGAACTTCCCGCTGCTGATGTGTGCCTGGAAGCTTGCCCCGGCCCTTGCCTGCGGCAATACCATCGTGCTGAAACCGGCCGAGGAAACTCCGCTGACAGCCCTGCGGCTCGGTGAACTGATTTGTGAAGCCGGTTTCCCCGATGGCGTTGTCAACATTGTCCCCGGCTACGGACATACGGCCGGCGCCGCGCTTACCGCCCATCCCGAAGTGGACAAGATCGCCTTTACCGGCTCTACCGAGGTCGGCAAGATCATCGCCCGCGAAGCGGCTGACAGCATGAAAAAAGTTTCCATGGAACTGGGCGGCAAGTCCCCGGCCATCATCATGCCCGATGCAGATCTGGAGATTGCCATTCCGGGCGCCGCCAGCGCCATCATGTTCAACCAGGGTCAGGTCTGCTGCGCCGGTTCACGGCTTTATGTGCCTGACAATCTCTATGACGCTTTCCTTGAGGGCATGACCGAAAATATTTCCTCCCTGAGCATTGGTTCCGGTCTCAATCCGGAAAATATGGTCAATCCGCTGGTTTCCGAAATCCAGCTGGAACGGGTCATGAACTACATCGATATCGGACGCCAGGAAGGCGCTTCCGTGGTGACCGGCGGCAAACGCAGGGGCGATACCGGCTATTTCGTTGAACCCACTATTCTGGCGGAAACCAGTCAGGATATGAAAGTGGTCCAGGAAGAAATCTTCGGCCCGGTGGTCTGTGTCCAGCGTTATTCAGATGTCAGTGAAATCGTAAAACTTGCCAATGACACCATTTACGGCCTCGGCGCCAGCCTCTGGACCCGCGATGTCGGAAACATCGTCAAGATTGTGCCAAAAATCAAAGCCGGCACCGTCTGGGTCAACTGCCACAATATTCTTGATGTCGCCATGCCATTTGGCGGCTTCAAACAGTCCGGGTACGGACGCGAACTGGGTAAGGAAGTTCTTGAACTTTACACCCAGACCAAGTCAGTCTGCATTATGGCGTAA
- a CDS encoding TonB-dependent receptor, with amino-acid sequence MLKKKSDTIRNSAFKAALVASTALAALATSGAYAQEEEKEKRGSIFMDEIVITAQKREQSAQDVGIAITALSGSQLKALGYTNAQEVTSLAPGVATLQPNGEANYAIGIRGVANNDFTTNVESPVAVYVDEVYISQMSGAGFLLFDVDRVELLRGPQGTLFGRNATGGLVHYITVKPDLEEFNGYGSVSYGSFERMKFQGAVGIPVTDKFALRASFATHQGDGYVTNRLKPDSKLNNANETAGRLQALFQPTDELEILLNARFGKQDIRTGFFEFESAIFPTSEATPGVPNPDLGGYVDTDGDNFAGDYDRQGHNILDTEGYSATIKWDQDWGSLTSITDFQTVKRDYIEDSDASPANYFNFFLTTDAEQFSQELRLNGESGDLKWVTGFYYMDLKVDDSNGGITPGLWEALAGDVPFNGVYNPYQTDTETWSLFAQLDYQITDQLALIGGFRWIEEDKSHYYNNLYMFYPDTASSGLDPNAEVITPGLPNVPFEHSRSDSNWSARAQVNYTPSEDLLVYASWNRGVKSGGYNSPLLPSEFAVEEFFMTYDPEKLDAFELGFKWDGMDGRLRVNAAAYYYDYNNYQAFSIIGLDTSTLNAQAENKGFELEIQANPVDGLDLNFGIAYTDVKVTDVPGLTLDVDIDGDGVTDIPAIFPADTELSPVQTPKWNLNGLIRYEFDAGEGRLAVQADGQYRDKHYFALTNAPASTEDSYFVANASVTYYSPDENWSVRAFVKNFTDKNYVVQTFDLSGSPSNGGLFGLIEKYYGMPRTWGVNLTYNF; translated from the coding sequence ATGCTGAAAAAAAAATCCGACACCATACGAAATTCCGCCTTTAAAGCGGCTCTTGTTGCTTCAACGGCGCTGGCCGCTCTGGCCACTTCCGGCGCATACGCCCAGGAAGAAGAAAAAGAAAAACGCGGTTCCATCTTTATGGATGAAATCGTCATTACCGCCCAGAAACGCGAACAGTCCGCACAGGATGTGGGTATTGCCATCACCGCCCTTTCCGGTTCCCAGCTGAAAGCGCTTGGTTATACCAACGCCCAGGAAGTGACTTCCCTGGCCCCCGGGGTTGCCACCCTGCAGCCGAACGGTGAAGCCAACTATGCGATTGGTATTCGCGGTGTAGCCAACAATGATTTTACCACCAACGTGGAAAGCCCGGTGGCTGTCTATGTGGACGAGGTTTATATCAGCCAGATGTCCGGCGCCGGCTTCCTGTTGTTTGACGTTGACCGTGTAGAGCTTCTGCGCGGCCCGCAGGGCACTCTGTTCGGCCGTAACGCCACCGGTGGTCTGGTTCATTACATTACCGTTAAACCTGATCTGGAAGAATTCAACGGTTACGGCAGCGTTTCCTATGGCAGCTTCGAACGGATGAAATTCCAGGGCGCCGTTGGCATTCCGGTGACCGATAAATTTGCCCTGCGGGCCTCTTTCGCTACCCATCAGGGTGACGGTTATGTGACCAACCGCCTGAAGCCTGATTCAAAACTGAATAACGCCAATGAAACAGCCGGCCGTCTGCAGGCGCTGTTCCAGCCGACAGACGAACTGGAGATCCTGCTCAATGCCCGTTTCGGCAAGCAGGACATCCGTACCGGTTTCTTTGAGTTTGAATCGGCTATTTTCCCGACTAGTGAAGCTACGCCGGGCGTGCCGAATCCGGATCTTGGCGGTTATGTGGATACGGACGGTGATAATTTTGCCGGTGATTACGATCGTCAGGGCCACAATATCCTGGATACCGAAGGTTATTCCGCGACCATCAAATGGGACCAGGATTGGGGATCATTGACCAGTATTACCGACTTCCAGACTGTGAAGCGTGACTATATCGAGGATTCCGATGCTTCACCGGCCAACTATTTCAACTTCTTCCTGACCACCGACGCGGAACAGTTCTCCCAGGAGCTGCGCCTCAACGGTGAGAGTGGTGACCTGAAATGGGTGACCGGATTCTATTATATGGACCTGAAGGTTGACGATTCCAACGGGGGAATTACGCCGGGCCTCTGGGAGGCACTGGCGGGCGATGTTCCGTTCAACGGCGTCTACAATCCCTATCAAACTGATACGGAAACCTGGTCCCTGTTCGCCCAGTTGGACTACCAGATTACAGACCAGTTGGCGTTAATTGGTGGCTTCCGCTGGATCGAAGAAGATAAATCTCATTATTACAACAATCTATATATGTTTTACCCGGATACGGCCAGCAGTGGCCTGGACCCTAATGCAGAGGTGATTACCCCGGGGTTGCCAAATGTTCCCTTTGAGCATAGCCGCAGCGACAGCAACTGGTCGGCCCGGGCGCAGGTAAACTACACACCAAGTGAAGATTTGCTGGTTTATGCAAGCTGGAACCGGGGCGTGAAATCCGGCGGCTATAACTCACCGCTGCTACCCAGTGAATTCGCGGTTGAAGAATTCTTTATGACTTACGATCCGGAAAAACTGGATGCCTTCGAACTCGGCTTCAAATGGGACGGCATGGACGGGCGCCTGCGCGTCAATGCAGCCGCCTATTATTATGACTACAACAACTACCAGGCCTTCTCCATTATCGGGCTGGATACCTCTACCCTGAATGCGCAAGCTGAAAACAAGGGTTTCGAGTTGGAAATCCAGGCCAATCCGGTTGACGGCCTCGACCTGAACTTTGGCATCGCCTATACCGATGTGAAAGTGACGGATGTACCCGGCCTTACGCTTGATGTGGACATCGATGGAGATGGTGTTACAGACATTCCGGCAATCTTCCCGGCAGACACAGAGTTGTCACCGGTGCAAACACCGAAATGGAACCTGAACGGTTTGATCCGGTATGAATTTGACGCCGGCGAAGGTCGCTTGGCTGTGCAGGCGGATGGTCAGTATCGTGATAAACATTACTTTGCCCTGACCAATGCCCCGGCGTCCACCGAGGACAGCTACTTTGTTGCCAATGCGTCCGTGACTTACTATTCACCGGATGAAAACTGGAGTGTCCGGGCATTTGTGAAGAACTTCACCGACAAGAATTATGTGGTGCAGACCTTTGACCTGTCCGGCAGTCCCAGCAACGGCGGTTTGTTCGGTCTGATCGAGAAATATTACGGCATGCCGCGCACCTGGGGTGTCAACCTGACTTATAATTTCTGA
- a CDS encoding TetR/AcrR family transcriptional regulator encodes MRKLTLTHPDFQDLTDQKAAKVLEILEATQFLLIEEGYAGLSMRKVAARCNMTVGNLTYYFSTKQDLVHVLLDVALEGYNDHIREIMSDSSLSGEEQLARAFEYLMQDLMTRETTRFFPELWAMSNHDPVVNREVQDLYIREQEIIEGLVKKVRPDLATEDLKKLSLYISAAIEGHTIFIGHDKSWNDKSREIIDLAVNNFLDMVRNYGRDRA; translated from the coding sequence ATGCGCAAATTAACACTCACACATCCCGATTTTCAGGATCTGACCGACCAGAAGGCGGCCAAGGTGCTGGAGATTCTGGAGGCCACCCAATTTCTTCTGATTGAAGAAGGTTATGCCGGACTGTCAATGCGCAAGGTCGCGGCCCGCTGCAACATGACCGTCGGCAATCTGACCTATTATTTCAGCACCAAGCAGGATCTGGTGCATGTCCTTCTGGATGTCGCTCTGGAAGGCTATAACGATCATATCCGCGAGATTATGTCCGATAGCTCCCTGTCCGGAGAAGAACAGCTTGCGAGGGCCTTTGAGTATCTGATGCAGGATCTGATGACCCGGGAAACCACCCGATTCTTTCCGGAGCTCTGGGCCATGTCGAATCATGATCCGGTGGTCAACCGGGAGGTTCAGGACCTCTATATCCGCGAACAGGAAATCATTGAGGGGCTGGTAAAGAAAGTCCGGCCCGACCTTGCAACGGAAGACCTTAAAAAGCTGTCGCTCTATATTTCCGCGGCGATAGAGGGGCATACCATTTTTATCGGCCATGACAAGAGCTGGAATGACAAAAGCCGCGAGATCATAGATCTGGCTGTGAATAATTTTCTGGACATGGTCCGTAATTACGGACGTGACCGGGCATGA
- a CDS encoding amine dehydrogenase large subunit, with translation MKRKALIGALCAVAMWPAAGHAELEIEEIPNVATLPADYPTDWIFVADGNFNAMIDGKVILMDIASENRNYKGSFGAAMFGAFLQSKDGKELYVGETFYSRGTYGEKTDVLVILDKENLAPVDEIILPGAKRGQFMPQKGAMQQTNDGKFVLVFNFTPAASVSVIDIAARKIVNEIPTPGCSMIYPTGKRGFATMCGNGTMLSLVLDDDGKVAEKSTTESFNNIDDNAMFMKMGMIDGVAYFPTFLGDVVPVDLSGKAAKNLPAWSLIPEEDKAKNWRPGGWYLVADDKNGHLYVLVHEDGVEGSHKNGGSEVWVYDVKKKKRVQRIKLDTWGISIEVTNTKKPMLAVVNAEFKLDVYDAASGKFIRNISVNDAGTPFIMYAVEENQ, from the coding sequence ATGAAGAGGAAAGCCCTGATTGGTGCCCTGTGTGCAGTTGCCATGTGGCCGGCTGCGGGTCATGCAGAACTTGAAATCGAGGAGATTCCCAATGTGGCGACCCTCCCGGCCGATTATCCGACAGACTGGATTTTTGTGGCGGACGGCAACTTCAATGCGATGATTGACGGCAAGGTGATCCTGATGGACATCGCCTCCGAAAACAGAAATTACAAAGGATCCTTCGGGGCGGCCATGTTCGGCGCCTTCCTGCAGTCGAAAGACGGCAAGGAGCTTTATGTGGGCGAGACCTTCTACAGTCGCGGCACTTACGGGGAGAAGACCGATGTCCTGGTCATCCTTGACAAGGAAAATCTGGCGCCCGTTGATGAAATTATCCTTCCCGGCGCCAAGCGCGGCCAGTTCATGCCCCAGAAAGGCGCCATGCAGCAGACCAATGACGGCAAATTCGTTCTGGTTTTCAATTTTACCCCTGCCGCATCGGTTTCCGTGATCGATATTGCCGCCCGCAAGATTGTCAATGAAATCCCGACCCCGGGATGCAGCATGATTTATCCGACAGGCAAGCGCGGTTTCGCCACTATGTGCGGTAACGGCACCATGCTCAGCCTGGTGCTGGACGACGACGGCAAGGTTGCTGAAAAGTCGACCACCGAAAGCTTTAACAACATTGACGACAATGCGATGTTCATGAAAATGGGCATGATTGACGGCGTCGCCTACTTCCCGACGTTCCTCGGCGATGTGGTTCCAGTCGACCTGAGCGGCAAGGCAGCTAAAAACCTTCCGGCCTGGTCCCTGATTCCTGAAGAGGACAAGGCCAAAAACTGGCGTCCGGGCGGCTGGTATCTGGTTGCCGATGACAAAAACGGCCACCTTTATGTCCTGGTTCATGAGGACGGGGTTGAAGGCAGCCACAAGAATGGCGGTTCCGAAGTCTGGGTCTATGATGTGAAGAAAAAGAAACGGGTGCAGCGGATCAAGCTGGATACCTGGGGTATTTCCATCGAGGTGACCAACACCAAAAAACCCATGCTGGCGGTGGTCAATGCGGAATTCAAACTCGATGTATATGACGCAGCTTCCGGCAAGTTCATTCGCAATATCAGCGTCAATGACGCCGGTACGCCCTTTATCATGTACGCGGTTGAGGAAAACCAGTAA
- a CDS encoding MauE/DoxX family redox-associated membrane protein — MLDPVVTITGSLFAGLLLIVSALHKIRHLDDFRRAVEGYEVLPRPLVIVPVLTLPLVEAVAGIGLLVPVTSAYAGMLAAGVFLAYGLLISVSLYRGKQEIDCGCHFGQRESRLSLWMVPRNIALALVALLPVMPTTARGFYLADFINIAGGVLFLGLMYMCLEELLSNRSHYVNYILKKEQLHG; from the coding sequence ATGCTGGACCCGGTCGTTACCATCACCGGAAGTCTGTTTGCCGGGCTGTTGCTGATTGTGTCAGCCCTGCACAAGATCCGTCACCTGGATGATTTCCGCCGGGCTGTCGAGGGATATGAAGTCCTGCCCCGCCCGCTGGTGATTGTGCCGGTTCTGACATTGCCTCTGGTGGAAGCTGTTGCCGGTATCGGCCTGCTGGTGCCTGTGACCTCGGCGTATGCCGGGATGCTGGCGGCCGGGGTTTTCCTGGCCTATGGCCTGCTGATTTCCGTATCCCTCTATCGGGGCAAGCAGGAAATCGATTGTGGCTGCCATTTCGGGCAGCGGGAAAGCCGTCTCAGTCTGTGGATGGTGCCGCGGAATATCGCTTTGGCCCTTGTGGCGCTGCTGCCGGTTATGCCGACCACAGCTCGGGGTTTCTATCTGGCTGATTTTATCAATATTGCCGGCGGAGTACTGTTTCTCGGACTAATGTATATGTGCCTGGAGGAACTTCTGTCCAACAGGTCGCATTATGTAAACTATATTTTGAAGAAGGAGCAGCTGCATGGTTGA
- a CDS encoding redoxin family protein encodes MVEALVISQVFLWIAVIGLGVLCFALTRQIGVLYERIAPAGALSMNEVLKPGEDAPAMSLPTLTGTLQEIGGIRDGKRSQLLFFLSPDCPVCKSLLPAVKSIRKAERDWLDIVLASDGSDQAHKEYVKAQGLEDFPYVNSEILGRQFGIAKLPYSVLIDENGKIASMGLVNSREHLDSLFVAKQKGVHSIQDYLNKREPA; translated from the coding sequence ATGGTTGAAGCTCTGGTGATCTCCCAGGTTTTCCTGTGGATTGCAGTGATCGGACTCGGGGTGCTTTGTTTCGCCCTGACCCGCCAGATCGGGGTATTATACGAACGTATCGCCCCGGCCGGCGCCCTGTCCATGAACGAGGTGCTGAAGCCGGGCGAAGATGCTCCGGCCATGTCTCTGCCGACCCTGACCGGGACCCTGCAGGAAATCGGTGGTATACGGGACGGCAAGCGCAGCCAGCTGCTGTTTTTCCTGTCGCCTGACTGTCCAGTCTGTAAAAGTCTGCTGCCGGCCGTCAAGTCCATTCGCAAGGCGGAAAGAGACTGGCTCGATATTGTTCTGGCCAGCGACGGCAGCGACCAGGCCCATAAGGAATATGTCAAGGCCCAGGGGCTTGAGGATTTCCCCTATGTAAATTCTGAAATTCTCGGGCGCCAGTTCGGCATTGCCAAGCTGCCCTATAGTGTGCTGATTGATGAAAACGGCAAGATCGCCTCTATGGGACTGGTCAACAGCCGTGAGCATCTGGACAGCCTGTTTGTGGCCAAGCAAAAAGGTGTGCATTCCATACAGGATTATCTCAACAAACGTGAACCGGCCTAA
- a CDS encoding methylamine dehydrogenase light chain: MSILDKLTEKMARKVAQKSSRRGFLAGFGTALVGATAFPVLPVARASTGSGGGYPGVAPQSTGNPEDPGDPTSCDYWRYCAIDGFLCSCCGGSQSACPPGTEMSPITWIGTCQNPADGKNYIISYNDCCGKTSCGRCMCNRNEGDRPMVRPQANNDTNWCLGTSSNIYTCSTAVIIGLALEQ; this comes from the coding sequence ATGAGTATCTTAGATAAACTGACTGAAAAAATGGCCCGTAAAGTGGCCCAGAAAAGTTCCCGTCGCGGTTTTCTGGCCGGTTTCGGCACGGCTCTTGTCGGCGCGACCGCCTTTCCGGTTCTGCCGGTGGCCCGGGCCTCGACAGGATCCGGCGGTGGCTATCCCGGCGTGGCACCGCAGAGCACCGGTAATCCGGAAGACCCGGGTGATCCGACAAGCTGCGATTACTGGCGGTATTGCGCCATTGACGGTTTTCTCTGCAGCTGCTGCGGCGGCAGCCAGAGCGCCTGTCCTCCCGGTACTGAAATGAGCCCCATTACCTGGATCGGCACCTGCCAGAATCCGGCTGACGGCAAGAATTATATCATTTCCTACAACGACTGCTGCGGTAAAACCAGCTGCGGGCGCTGTATGTGCAACCGCAACGAAGGCGACCGGCCGATGGTTCGTCCCCAGGCCAACAACGACACCAACTGGTGTCTGGGCACGTCCAGCAACATTTACACCTGTTCCACTGCCGTGATTATCGGTCTGGCGCTGGAGCAGTAA